A stretch of the Streptococcus suis genome encodes the following:
- a CDS encoding class IIb bacteriocin, lactobin A/cerein 7B family, which yields MFGELEMKYPLVMDEQLQDSSGGSIFLGVAIASGVAIAGTYIFGALDGAFEAKAKRRGY from the coding sequence ATGTTTGGTGAATTAGAAATGAAGTATCCATTGGTAATGGATGAGCAACTACAAGATTCTTCAGGAGGTAGCATCTTTTTAGGAGTTGCAATAGCAAGTGGTGTTGCAATTGCTGGAACCTATATTTTTGGAGCATTAGATGGTGCTTTTGAAGCGAAAGCGAAACGAAGAGGCTACTAG
- a CDS encoding bacteriocin leader domain-containing protein gives MNNFGKLENQFLCLSDTDLQYVSGGSYNFKVDVDKLVDYATRAFGSIYNAGKSFGRNWYNAFY, from the coding sequence ATGAATAATTTTGGAAAACTGGAAAATCAGTTCCTGTGTCTAAGTGATACTGATTTACAATATGTAAGTGGTGGTAGTTATAATTTTAAAGTTGATGTTGATAAGTTAGTAGATTATGCAACTCGAGCTTTTGGTAGTATTTATAATGCAGGAAAAAGCTTTGGTCGTAATTGGTATAATGCATTTTATTAA